GCTCAACTGTGTACACGTACAGCGGTGGTAGCTCCCGTTCGGCCTCCGCATCCGGAACTTGAGCGTAAATATCAACCGTGTACTCGTCGATCTCCTCGTAGTACAACGTCGAGTCGAAATACTGTGCGTCGACGTCGGACAACTGGATCCGATCGTACGATGCGACGACGTTCTCTGCAGTGACCTCCTCACCGTTGTGGAACTCGACACCTTCTCGGAGGTGATACCGGATGTGCACGCCATACGTACCGTCCTCAACGGCGTCAGCGGCATCCTCGAAGAGCAGCGTTCGTACCTCATCGCCCTCCTCGGGAGCAAGGTCTTGTGGGTGACGGACGACCTCTTGCTGACCATCCGTATCGACGACCCCTTCCTCGCCAGCCGTTATCGTCCGCATGTACGGCTCGTAATCCGTTCCGTCGACCGCGACGTCCTGGGCGTCAACTACCTCCCAGTCCTCGGCGAGCCACGGATAGAGGTTCCCCTCGTTATCGGTCGTCGCTAGCGATTCGAAGATGAGCGACTGTGAGAGCGTGGACGTCGTGTCATTACTATACGGTGGGTCGAACGAGTCAACGTTCGATCCAACGCCGGCTCGAAGATGCCCTCCCTCCTGAAGATCCTCGAGTTCGCCCGGATCCTCGGTCGCCGTTCCGTTTTCATCGCCGTTCTCTTCTCCGTTCTCCTCTTCATCGCCACCAAAGCAACCAGCCAAACCGACGGCTGCTCCTGTGCCGACTATTCCTAGAAGCTTTCGTCGAGTGCTTTCTAGGTTGACTAACTCGCTACCACGAGACATACAACCACATCCACATTCCCTACATAAAAAACTATCGTCGATTGACACTCTTTCTTGGAAATCGGAACAGAGAGACGGATATAACTACAGCAATTAAACCTTTGTTCCGTTATTACCGTTTTTCGCAAGGCCGTCAATCTCGTGCTCTGTTTCAATGTTTCGAAGCATCTCTGCGACTGTCGGCTCAGCAAGGTCGAGTTCAGCGGCGATCGCTTCGTGGTCGTACTCAAAGGTTTTCGCGAGAGTGAACACTTCCGCTTCCATCGTATCGAGATCGGTGTTCGCTGTGAGATCTGCAACGATCTGCTCTTTATCATACCGCCCTTCGACCGTCGTGAGACAGCGCTCAACCTCACGCTCTTCCATATCGAGTTCCGCGGCTACCCTCTCGCGATCGTACACAAGTCCCGAAAAGAGAACGACGACACGAGCCTCCTGTTCTGACAGCTGAGTTCCGTGCTGGATTTTGGCCGAGAGTGTCTGCAGTGACGTAGGTTCCAGTTTGGTAAGAACCAGTCCTTGGCCGTTCGAACTGATATTAGACAGGTCGATTTCCCGCGACTCGACCTCGTTTTCTTTGATCATGCTCCAACCCAACAACTGTTCAGGGATCAAGACGAACTGATCGTCGAGCCGCCCAAACCGCTTGTCGGGTTCGCCAACTGCAGCAGCTACCTCCCCGTATCGCAGCACCTGGTCCTCCCCAAATTCGTGCTCAGTCTGTTCACGTGTGTCCTCAGTCATAGATACTCTCTATATTACGCTTGTACTTCTGATATTCCGAGGCACCTCGTACTAGTTGTGTCATAAATGAATACATGAAACGTGTTGAACTTGATAACGCATAGGTCCTTTGCCGGAGAAGACACTGCGTGGTGAACGAACAATCAGTCGTCCCCGTTCTCGTCGACGATGACAACCTCTCCGTCAACCACGTCGACGTTGATCAGCGTCTTCGCGTCGTACTCGGTGCCTTCGAGCGCGTTCTCGCCGCCTACCTTCTTGATGACGGCAACGACGTCGATGACGTCCGCACCGATGTCTTCGAGCGAGCCGAGGATAGCCTTCAGCGTCCCACCGGTCGAGAGCACGTCGTCGAGCACCAGCACGCGGTCGCCCTCGTAGACGTCGTTGATGTACATCTCGGATTCGGAGTAGCCGGTTTCCTGAAAGAGCGCGACCTCACCGTCGAGCCCGTACTGGCGCTTGCGGATGACAACCAGCGGGATATCGGTCATCAAGGAGACCGCCGTGGAGATGTGGATCCCCATCGCGGCGGGCGTAACGATCTTGTCGACATCTTCGAGATCCGCCTTGCGGATGATCCGAATGACGATCTCCCGGAGGAGTTCGGGTTCGAGCATCGGGACGCCGTCGCTGATGGGGTGGACAAAGTAATGATAGCCGTTTTTTTCGATGATCGGCGCGTCGAGGAGCGACCGCTTCAACTGGTCCATGTTGGGACTACTGCACGCGGCAGGTAAAGATGACGGAAACAGTTCGGTCCGATCGATCGTTCACGGTCGTTTCGACTTTGGCGCGGGGTTTACACCCGTCGAGCACGTACAGAGATGTAATGAGTTCCTCCATAGAACCATCGCACGAACCACCCGACAACCGATCCAAACGAGTACTGATCTGTCCGATCTGTGATCACGAAAGCGCCGTCGACGGCGACTGGTTGAGCGAGCAGCGCCATGGCGCAGAACTCCGGAGCTGTCCCAGTTGTGACGCAGTGATCGAACGCCGACCGTCCTTCGAGCGCACTGAACGTGCGGTCAACGAACATCACTCGGCCGAATCGTAATCCATTGGAGGGCGAGTTTGCGAGAGGCGAGCTCTCTCACACGACTCGTCGACCTCCGCACGCCCGCGGGGTCTTGTATTCTGTGCGGTGTAGACGTCCAGACGCTCGCTCATGCATCCACTGAAGACCACTCGTGGAGTCGACAAACACGGTGTCGAGAGCAATCGCTATTCGGACACCTGATTCGGCGGAGAGAAAAGAGAAACTACTGAATGTGGCCTTCGCGGCGCAGCTGGTCCGCGGCCTGACCGTCGTAGCGCCACTCGATGTTGGCCTTTTCGTCCTGCCAGTCCCATGGCTCGGCGAGGACGACGTCGTCCTCGTTGATCCATGTCCGGTATTTCATGCGCCCGGGAATTCGGCCGAGCCGCTCCTCGCCGTCAGCACAGCGGAGTCGTACGTGGTTGCCACCGAGGTGTTCGGTGACGACTGCAAATACCTCATTGTCGTCGGGCATTCGAAGGTTTCGACGCCCAGATTCTTCGCTCACACCATACCTACGGCCGAACTACGTTTAAAGGATTTGATGCACGTGGTAGCGTGGAACACGACTGACTACTCCCCCACGAACTCGACTTCGTGCGTGGCGAGTGCGGCAGTGCTGTCGGTCGATGAACTGGCCCAGAGCACCTCGACACCGGTACCAGCGATCAGTCCGCGTTCGAAGGACTCGTGTTCGGGGTCATCTGCGACGACGACTTCCCCGTCAGCATCCTCTGCCACGTACAGGGCGCTATCCTCGTCGAGGCCGTCCGCGCTGTTCGCCCAGTCCGAGCCGGTGGCGACGCGTTCACCGTCGACAAAGACGACGATCGTCTCGGGATCGTTGATCGGCTCTCCCGAGAGATCTCCGAGCCTGAGTTGCTGTCCGTCCTGCCCGTACTGTTCGATCTCGAAGCTGGTGTCAGGGGCTTCCTCTGCATTTCCCACGAGATAGAAGGCCATGAAGCCAAAGAGCGTGCCGACGACGATAATCGCGACGACGAGCAGGAGAGTCGCCCTGCGCGGTGGTCGCCACGTCTCTTCGACCGGCGGGGGGTCGGAACGGGACATCTACTGAATCGTAGAACGGAGCGAGGGTAAGGGCTACGGTTGAACGGGGGCGCTCAGATCAGCAAGAGCAGGACGAGCGCGAGCGCGCCCGTCAGTATGAGGATCGACGTCCCCATGCCCGCACGCAAGTAGATGGTCGACGGTCGCTCCTCGGGCGTCTCGCCGACCTTCCCCCCGTCGGCGGATCGTCGGTCCCGTGGCGAGCCGATGTCGATACCCGGGAGCCGACTGGTGGCAATCTCGGCCGTTCGAACGGGATTCGTTCCCATCCAGTAGCAGGCCCTGACGGTCCGAACCGCCGTCCGGTCGACCGCAGCGTATAGCTCGGTCGTCCCGATGACGAGCCCGCGACCGCCATAGAAGACGAGTGGGTTGATGAACCGTTCCATATCGTGGACGTGGCCGATCTTGCTGAGCGGTTTCTTGATGATCACGAAACCGATGACGCTGACGGTCAGCAGCGTCGCGGCGTCGAGCAGGTGCCCCGTGCTATACGGAGTCAGATCGAGCGCCTCGCCGCCGGGGACCAGCCCCGCGAGCGCTCCCCAGAAGACGCCGAAGAACACACATGCCCCGCCGACCGCCAGCATGGCGACTGACTGGCCCGGCCTGGCGTCCCGAACGCTGCCCCCGTACTCGCCGTTGAAGAAGGCGTAGTAACCCAGCTTGATGAACGAGAGGAAGGTGCCGACCGCCCCGATCCAGAGCAGCCAGTAGACGATTTCGTTGCCACCGCCGAAGTAGCCCGGATCGGCGGCGTCCAAGATCATCCCCTTGCTGATGAACCCGTTGAACAGCGGGATCGCCGTGATCGAGAGCGCTCCGAGTCCGAACCCGGCCGCCGTGATCGGCATCTCCCGCCAGAGGCCGCCGAGATGGTAGAGATCCTCCTCCCCGGTCCGGAAGATGATGACGCCGACCGCCATGAACAGCAGTGCCTTGAACAGCACGTTGTTGAAGGCGTGGGCGAGCGCACCGGCCCCACTGATCTCGGGCGTGCCGGCGACCGAGATCAACCCGATTGCGGCGACCATGTAACCGACCTGCGCCATGATGTGATAGGACAGCAGCGCGCGCATATCGTGCTGGAGTAGGGCGAAGACAACGCCGTAAACGGCCATCACACCGCCGAGGTAGGCCAGCCAGAGCGCGCCCTCGGGGAACGCCTGCCAGAGGACGTATGCGCCGGTCTTCGTGGTAAACACTGAGAGGAAGACCGACGCCGCGATGTGTGGGCGCGGGTAGGTGTCGGGCAGCCACGTGTGGAGTCCGATGAACCCACAGTTGACGCCGATCCCCAGTCCCGCGAGCAGGGCCGGAGCTGTGATTCCGCCGAGTGCAGAGAGGCTCGCGGCACCCTCAACTGCGATGCCGCCGTCGATCGCCATCCCGCCGCCCGCCGCGAGATGCCAGACGACAGCAAAGAGGAACAGGCTCCCGCCGATTCCGTGGGCAATAGCGTAGCGGAAGCCCGCACGGACCGCTTCGCCGCCATGATGCCAGACGAGCAGCGTCGACGTGACAGCCATCAGCTCCCAGTAGAAGATCAGCGTCAGCCAGTCACCGGAGAACACGACGCCGAGCGTCGAGGCGACGTACGCGAGCGCGAACGCCGTCATCACCCGCGGTGCGTCGCTACTGTAGGCGTAGACGACCGCAGCGGTCCCGAGGATCCCGATAGCTGTTGCCAGCAACTGCGAACCCGCGTCGATCTGGAAGAAGATCGCTCCATCGAAGCCGAGGAACGACGTGGCGAGA
The DNA window shown above is from Natranaeroarchaeum aerophilus and carries:
- a CDS encoding translation initiation factor eIF-1A, with the translated sequence MSEESGRRNLRMPDDNEVFAVVTEHLGGNHVRLRCADGEERLGRIPGRMKYRTWINEDDVVLAEPWDWQDEKANIEWRYDGQAADQLRREGHIQ
- the hpt gene encoding hypoxanthine/guanine phosphoribosyltransferase, encoding MDQLKRSLLDAPIIEKNGYHYFVHPISDGVPMLEPELLREIVIRIIRKADLEDVDKIVTPAAMGIHISTAVSLMTDIPLVVIRKRQYGLDGEVALFQETGYSESEMYINDVYEGDRVLVLDDVLSTGGTLKAILGSLEDIGADVIDVVAVIKKVGGENALEGTEYDAKTLINVDVVDGEVVIVDENGDD
- a CDS encoding Na(+)/H(+) antiporter subunit D encodes the protein MNELLTSLYPPALVLVAAFLVVVLPRAVGHALGALATLSALVVAQFAEKGDHLATSFLGFDGAIFFQIDAGSQLLATAIGILGTAAVVYAYSSDAPRVMTAFALAYVASTLGVVFSGDWLTLIFYWELMAVTSTLLVWHHGGEAVRAGFRYAIAHGIGGSLFLFAVVWHLAAGGGMAIDGGIAVEGAASLSALGGITAPALLAGLGIGVNCGFIGLHTWLPDTYPRPHIAASVFLSVFTTKTGAYVLWQAFPEGALWLAYLGGVMAVYGVVFALLQHDMRALLSYHIMAQVGYMVAAIGLISVAGTPEISGAGALAHAFNNVLFKALLFMAVGVIIFRTGEEDLYHLGGLWREMPITAAGFGLGALSITAIPLFNGFISKGMILDAADPGYFGGGNEIVYWLLWIGAVGTFLSFIKLGYYAFFNGEYGGSVRDARPGQSVAMLAVGGACVFFGVFWGALAGLVPGGEALDLTPYSTGHLLDAATLLTVSVIGFVIIKKPLSKIGHVHDMERFINPLVFYGGRGLVIGTTELYAAVDRTAVRTVRACYWMGTNPVRTAEIATSRLPGIDIGSPRDRRSADGGKVGETPEERPSTIYLRAGMGTSILILTGALALVLLLLI
- a CDS encoding type IV pilin — translated: MSRSDPPPVEETWRPPRRATLLLVVAIIVVGTLFGFMAFYLVGNAEEAPDTSFEIEQYGQDGQQLRLGDLSGEPINDPETIVVFVDGERVATGSDWANSADGLDEDSALYVAEDADGEVVVADDPEHESFERGLIAGTGVEVLWASSSTDSTAALATHEVEFVGE